A window from Rhinolophus sinicus isolate RSC01 linkage group LG01, ASM3656204v1, whole genome shotgun sequence encodes these proteins:
- the KLHL24 gene encoding kelch-like protein 24 isoform X1 gives MVLILGRRLNREDLGVRDSPAIKRKVFEMDPKSLTGHEFFDFSSGSSHAENILQIFNEFRDSRLFTDVIICVEGKEFPCHRAVLSACSSYFRAMFCNDHRESREMLVEINGILAEAMECFLQYVYTGKVKITTENVQYLFETSSLFQISVLRDACAKFLEEQLDPCNCLGIQRFADTHSLKTLFTKCKNFALQTFEDVSQHEEFLELDKDELIDYICSDELVIGKEEMVFEAVMRWVYRAVDLRRPLLHELLTHVRLPLLHPNYFVQTVEVDQLIQNSPECYQLLHEARRYHILGNEMMSPRTRPRRSTGYSEVIVVVGGCERVGGFNLPYTECYDPVTGEWKSLAKLPEFTKSEYAVCALRNDILVSGGRINGRDVWIYNSQLNIWIRVASLNKGRWRHKMAVLLGKVYVVGGYDGQNRLSSVECYDSFSNRWTEVAPLKEAVSSPAVTSCVGKLFVIGGGPDDNTCSDKVQSYDPETNSWLLRAAIPIAKRCITAVSLNNLIYVAGGLTKAIYCYDPVEDYWMHVQNTFSRQENCGMSVCNGKIYILGGRRENGEATDTILCYDPATSIITGVAAMPRPVSYHGCVTIHRYNEKCFKL, from the exons ATGGTCCTAATACTGGGACGAAGACTAAACAGAGAGGATCTCGGGGTGCGTGATTCCCCAGCAATTAAGCGTAAAGTTTTTGAGATGGACCCAAAATCTCTGACAGGCCACGAGTTTTTTGACTTCTCCTCAGGATCGTCCCATGCTGAAAACATACTCCAGATATTTAATGAATTCCGAGATAGCCGCTTGTTCACAGATGTTATCATTTGTGTGGAAGGAAAAGAATTTCCTTGCCATAGAGCTGTTCTCTCAGCTTGTAGTAGCTACTTCAGAGCTATGTTTTGTAATGACCACAGGGAAAGCCGAGAAATGTTGGTTGAAATCAATGGTATTTTAGCTGAAGCTATGGAATGTTTCCTGCAGTATGTTTATACTGGAAAGGTGAAGATCACTACAGAGAACGTACAATATCTCTTTGAAACCTCAAGCCTCTTTCAGATCAGTGTTCTCCGTGATGCGTGTGCCAAGTTCTTGGAGGAGCAGCTTGATCCTTGTAATTGCTTAGGAATCCAGCGCTTTGCTGATACCCATTCACTCAAAACACTCTTCACAAAATGCAAGAATTTTGCGTTACAGACTTTTGAGGATGTGTCTCAGCATGAAGAATTTCTTGAGCTTGACAAAGATGAACTTATTGATTATATTTGTAGTGATGAACTTGTTATTGGTAAAGAGGAGATGGTTTTTGAAGCCGTCATGCGTTGGGTCTATCGTGCTGTTGATCTGAGAAGACCACTATTACATGAGCTCCTGACACATGTGAGACTTCCTCTGTTACATCCCAACTACTTCGTTCAAACAGTTGAGGTGGACCAATTGATCCAGAATTCTCCTGAGTGTTATCAGTTGTTGCATGAAGCAAGACGGTACCACATACTTGGGAATGAAATGATGTCCCCAAGGACTAGGCCACGAAG gtCAACTGGCTATTCTGAGGTGATAGTTGTCGTTGGAGGCTGTGAACGAGTTGGAGGATTTAATCTTCCCTATACTGAGTGCTATGATCCTGTGACAGGAGAATGGAAGTCTTTGGCTAAGCTTCCAGAATTTACCAAATCAGAGTATGCGGTCTGTGCTCTAAGGAATGACATTCTTGTTTCAG GTGGAAGAATCAATGGTCGTGATGTCTGGATTTATAATTCACAGTTAAATATTTGGATCAGAGTTGCTTCTCTAAATAAAGGCAGATGGCGACACAAAATGGCTGTCCTCCTTGGTAAA gtatatGTTGTTGGAGGCTATGATGGGCAAAACAGACTTAGCAGCGTAGAATGTTATGATTCCTTTTCAAATCGATGGACTGAAGTTGCTCCCCTTAAGGAAGCAGTGAGTTCTCCTGCTGTGACTAGCTGTGTAGGCAAATTGTTTGTGATTGGTGGAGGACCCGATGATAATACTTGCTCTGATAAG GTTCAATCTTATGATCCAGAAACCAATTCTTGGCTACTTCGTGCAGCTATCCCAATTGCCAAGAGATGTATAACAGCTGTATCCTTAAACAACCTGATATATGTTGCTGGTGGACTGACCAAGGCAATATACTGTTACGATCCAGTTGAAGATTACTGGATGCATGTACAGAATACATTCAGCCGGCAG GAAAACTGTGGTATGTCTGTGTGTAATGGCAAAATATATATCCTGGGTGGAAGACGGGAAAATGGAGAAGCCACGGACACTATTCTCTGCTATGATCCTGCGACAAGTATCATCACAGGAGTAGCTGCAATGCCCAGGCCAGTGTCCTATCATGGCTGTGTGACTATTCACAGATACAATGAGAAATGCTTTAAGCTCTAA
- the KLHL24 gene encoding kelch-like protein 24 isoform X2: MSPLLQLQFTPLTSAPVTLLKLLSIRSTGYSEVIVVVGGCERVGGFNLPYTECYDPVTGEWKSLAKLPEFTKSEYAVCALRNDILVSGGRINGRDVWIYNSQLNIWIRVASLNKGRWRHKMAVLLGKVYVVGGYDGQNRLSSVECYDSFSNRWTEVAPLKEAVSSPAVTSCVGKLFVIGGGPDDNTCSDKVQSYDPETNSWLLRAAIPIAKRCITAVSLNNLIYVAGGLTKAIYCYDPVEDYWMHVQNTFSRQENCGMSVCNGKIYILGGRRENGEATDTILCYDPATSIITGVAAMPRPVSYHGCVTIHRYNEKCFKL; encoded by the exons ATGTCTCCACTTCTTCAACTGCAGTTCACTCCTCTGACTTCTGCTCCAGTCACTCTACTGAAACTCCTCTCAATCAG gtCAACTGGCTATTCTGAGGTGATAGTTGTCGTTGGAGGCTGTGAACGAGTTGGAGGATTTAATCTTCCCTATACTGAGTGCTATGATCCTGTGACAGGAGAATGGAAGTCTTTGGCTAAGCTTCCAGAATTTACCAAATCAGAGTATGCGGTCTGTGCTCTAAGGAATGACATTCTTGTTTCAG GTGGAAGAATCAATGGTCGTGATGTCTGGATTTATAATTCACAGTTAAATATTTGGATCAGAGTTGCTTCTCTAAATAAAGGCAGATGGCGACACAAAATGGCTGTCCTCCTTGGTAAA gtatatGTTGTTGGAGGCTATGATGGGCAAAACAGACTTAGCAGCGTAGAATGTTATGATTCCTTTTCAAATCGATGGACTGAAGTTGCTCCCCTTAAGGAAGCAGTGAGTTCTCCTGCTGTGACTAGCTGTGTAGGCAAATTGTTTGTGATTGGTGGAGGACCCGATGATAATACTTGCTCTGATAAG GTTCAATCTTATGATCCAGAAACCAATTCTTGGCTACTTCGTGCAGCTATCCCAATTGCCAAGAGATGTATAACAGCTGTATCCTTAAACAACCTGATATATGTTGCTGGTGGACTGACCAAGGCAATATACTGTTACGATCCAGTTGAAGATTACTGGATGCATGTACAGAATACATTCAGCCGGCAG GAAAACTGTGGTATGTCTGTGTGTAATGGCAAAATATATATCCTGGGTGGAAGACGGGAAAATGGAGAAGCCACGGACACTATTCTCTGCTATGATCCTGCGACAAGTATCATCACAGGAGTAGCTGCAATGCCCAGGCCAGTGTCCTATCATGGCTGTGTGACTATTCACAGATACAATGAGAAATGCTTTAAGCTCTAA